A window of Methanoregula sp. genomic DNA:
GCCGGCAAACTGGCCCGGGGATGCACACTCTACCTTGCGGGATTCGATGTCGAGACTGAAGCGCTCACCCAGATCTGGCCGTGTTTCCTCTGTTCAAAGATGATCGTGAATTCCGGAGTCACCAACGTGATTATGCGGACCAGTGATAAGGAACACCGCGAGATGGATCCGATGGTGCTCTACCAGATGCGAAGCCGGGAATCCCTGGGTGAGGACGGGAAATAATCCTTTGCGGAACCGTTGCAAGGACTGTTACGGTAAAGGCCGTACCTATCCACGAGCCCGCTCACTTTTTTGTTCTTTATCCCGCGTTACCATGTCTTACTTTTCACCGCTTCATATGCAACAATGCCGGCGTCGCCCCCGGATCGAGCGGGTGATGGCAATCATAGGTACGATAGTTTTGTGGGCTGGATATTGAAAGAATTGGGTCCGACTCGGGGACCGTTTTGTCCCGGGAATGGATCTCCCGTTAAAAAACCCCGTCAGAGAAATGACGATTTAAAAAAATGGGACCGGGGGGAGGTGTGTGTGTTTACCCCTTTGGTCGCTGGTACTTTTTGGACGTGCCTGTGTCCTTTGCCTGTTATGAGGTGATGACAGGTGCTGGTGACACCTTTTTGTATCATCATGGTTTCGCAGTCTAGGATCAGAAACGTATGCACACAACCGCTTGGGCGCACGTTTCTCTTGTTCAGCATTGCTGATTGGCTTGCAGTATATATGCACAATCCCAATGCTGTGCATTAGTGCACAAACACTAAGCACAATAACTATTATTATCATAGCTTTTAATAAATCAATCGATCAAAGATCGAAGCAGTGCTGAGAATCGAAATGAATGGGATAAAACAGTTCTTTTCACGGATATACTGACATTTTTTTAAGGTGACTGGTCTATGGAAGCGGCAGACAATGAAATTACCCGTATCAAGGAGGTGCTCCGCGAGAACCCCCGGGGAATGAATATCAAGGAAATATCCGCTGCTGTTGCCATGAGCCGGAATTCCATTGCGAAATATCTTGATGTCCTGACGGCAGCGGGGCAACTCGAAGTCCGGTATGTCGGGAATGCAAAACTCTTCTATCTGGCAAAACGCGTGCCCCTTGAATCGATGATGAGCATGAGTCCTGATATGATCGCTGTCATGGACAAAGATATGCGGATTACCCAGGTAAATTCCCCGTTTGTTGATTTTATCGGCGCACCCAGGGACCGGATTATAGGTACCCGGTTGTTTGACCTTGCTTCGGCGATACTGCCGGTCGAGCAGATGATGGGATGGCTGCAGCAGGAAAGCGCAGATACAGACTCACGTCATGAGATACGGATTAAAAAAAATGATAAGGAGATGTATTTCAATGCTCTGTGTATCCCGACGCTCTTTGAAGATGGAGATACCGGTGTCGCCATGAGGTTAGAGAATATTTCTGATCAGAAGCAGGCCGAATTCTCACAAGGGGAGAACCAGCGAATCTTAGATGCAGTCCTGCATGCCTCCCCTGCCCCGATGTACGTGATTGGGAAGGATCACCATATTCTCGCATGGAACCGGGCGATGGAAAAGTTCTCCGGGTTAAAAGCCGCAGGTATGGTGGGAACCCGCAGGCAGTGGCAGGCGTTTTACCCGGAGGAACGCCCGAGTCTTTCGGATCTGGTCATCGATGGTTTAACCGGCCAGATCCGGGAATGGTATCCGGACACCGCACCGCAACCGGTATCTGCTGACGGGACTTTCATGGCAGAAGATGTGGTGCCTGCACCCGGTGGGAGCAGCCGGAGACTCCGGTTCACGGTGACTTCCGTGATGAACAATGGGGGGGATCTGATCGCCGCTGTTGAAATGATTGAGGAAATTCCTGTAACCGGAAATCCTGTGTAATAATATTTCCGGAACGGTGATCGCGAATGACTGGATATTTCGATAAGAAATCAGTTGTCTGGGACAAGGATCCCGGGCGGGTGCAGATGGCAAAGACCATTGCCGATGCCATGATCAGCGCCCTGCACCCGGAGGGGACTGAGCTGGTGATGGATTACGGTACCGGCACCGGTAACATTGCGCTCCGAATCGCACCAATGGTAAAAAAGATCATCGCGGTTGATTCAGCAAAAGGCATGCTGGATGTATTGCAGGAAAAACTCCTCGCTGATGGCATCACCGCCATCGAGCCACGGGAATGGAGCATTGGTCAGGATAGTACCGCTCTTCCCAGGTTTGACCTGATCGTGAGTTCGATGACCCTGCACCATGTCAGGGATACTGCCGCTGCGGCCCGGACATTTCATGAACTCCTGCTGCCCGGAGGGGAGATCGCGATTGCCGATCTCGATCCCGATAACGGGGAGTTCCACGAAGCCCCCGGCATTGCGGAGCACGATGGCATTGACCGGAAAAACCTGCAGCAGGCTTTTGAAGAGGCCGGGTTTGACTCTATCCATTTCTCAGAAGCCGCAACGATTCATAAGGCCTCCTCCCGTACAGGTAAGCCCCGGGATTTTTCCATTTTCCTGATGACTGCAAAGCGGCGCTGATCAAAGATTTCTTTTTTTTTACTTGCCATTGCTGTATCGATCATAGCACCCGCAAACGCATCACCTGCCGCTGCGGTTTTGTCTCCCGGCCCATGAGATCCAAATCCCTATTCGCTCTATCATAAACTCACCGGGGGTTTATAACCCCGTTTTTAGAGATTTCACTGCAGGTATCTGCGATCTGGTGCACAAATAAAGTCATTATACATCTCATTTTATATTCACTATATCCTTGGTTTCCGTGGAATCTACCTCGGTTTTTTTTTAAAAACAATGTCCAGCACCTTCACGGTTTTTTGCATCCGGCTGAGTCCTCTGGAGGGAACCTGCACTCCCGCTCCTCAAACCTGTATGCTGTCAAAAGGTCTCGCACCCGAGTAATGAAAATCGTCTGACTGCGGAAGGCAAATGCAGGTTATGGTACGGATGACTGCAAATTCTCAAAAGTTCTCATAACAAAATCCCAGTACCGGGAAAATAAAATCTGATGATTTCCATCCGTTTTCTGAATTTTATTATAAAATTTTGATTATTCAAGTAATCCGGCAAAACAATAACGTTCATATACCCCCTTTCTTCCACTGGAGCGGGCGGTATTTAAAGTCCCAATTTCCCCGGCTCGGGTTTATATGCGATTTTTATGCGCGCATATTTTCCACTTACCCGCACCTTTTGAGCGGACGGGAAATAGTGCGATATCCTTTGAAAATAGTGTATTTTTGATAAAAAAATACTTCAGGAATTGATTTTTCCAGGATATTTGGTAACCTTTTAGAAGAAAATAAGGTGAGCAGTAAAGATAATGGTTTTTTTATTTTTTACCTTTGTCCTTCTGCCGGGCTTGTTCTTCTTCCATCAGCAGGTTAATCACCGTTTCAGAGATATCCCCGGCGTACTCCCCCGCCCTCCGGATACTCTCAGCGATATACCCGACATGGATTGCCACAAGGGTATCCTGCCTGAGCACCATGTTGTTGATATCCTCGCAGATCGTTTCGAGCGCATGGATCGATTCGATATTCCGGTTCGCATCCTTCATATCGGCATTAAAAAAGGAAGTGATGCTCCGGTCAAAGTTCTCGAGTGAGAGGGAACTTGCCTTTTTTACTGCTGCAAGTATCTTTTTGTCAAGTTCCCCATCGATAATCGGGGGGGTGTTCTCGGCAATCCTGACGGCATGGTCCCCGATCCGCTCGATGATCCGGCTGAGCATGTAATAGTGCATTGCCATACTTGTTGAGATCCCCATCTTCCGGGACAGGGATGCGTTCTGCATGATCATATTGGTCTGCCGGGCTATCAGCCAGTTGAGCCGGTCAACGTCCATATCGCGGTTGATTACATCTTCAGCAAGTACCTTGTTGCGGGTTTCTAAAGCAGTGATTGCATCCTCGTGCATGGTCTTGACGATCACAAACATGCGTTTGATAGTATTTTCAAACGGCATCTCTGAGGGATTGAGAAGATCTTTTATCGTGATCACCGATTCGGTCTCCTCAACCACTTCTTGGCCAATCGTCATCTGGGAAAAGTCCCGCACAACGGTGCGGACGAACGGGGAAAAGCGCTGTTTTGTGGTGAGCCGTATGACGGTGAACCCGGTAATGTAAGTCCCGATAAGCAGGCGGAAGAGAAACGCCGGGTCGGCAACGGTGCTGCAATCGATCTCCTTGATCCGCTGGAGAGGGTCTTCGGTGATCTTTGTCGTGACCAGCAGCGTCCCGTCCGGCTGGGCGATAAGCCCGAGAGGATCATTTTTCCTGATGTGTTGTTCTCCTGCCCAGTCCTTGGGAAGTGTCACTACAAATGATGCACCCCCGGTTACCTGCACCCGCCTTATTTCCATGACTCACCTCGTATTACTATAGTAAACTGATTTCACTATGTTACTCTATTCTCATCTTTTTAATATATATTCATGTATAGTCTATGTCGAAAAACAGTATATTATCCCCGGGTAAATGGTGGATAGAACATCATGAAAGCAAACAGGAGTTCATCATTAGTTATCACCATTGGCCTTGCCGTACTGCTCATCGCAGCCATGGCAGTTGCCGGTTGTACTGACACCGCAAACAAGAACACCCCGGCAGTAACCGCTGCACCGGTTTCAACGCCGGCAGCAGTTGTCACGGCACAGAATGCAGTCCTGGCAGCAACACCCGTTGCACCGCAGGCAACCTCTGCCCCCGTATCAACCGGCCAGAAACAGACCATAAAGATCAGCGGTTCAACCACCGTCCTGCCCATTGTCCAGAAGGCAGCTGACCAGTACATGGTCACCCACCCGGATGCTGACATTCAGATCTCCGGTGGCGGGTCCGGGGTTGGTATCCAGGCAATAGGTGCAAAGACCGTTGACATCGGTATGTCCTCCCGTGAAGTGACCCCGGCAGAGATGGCAAAGTTCCCCGCATTCGTGATCACCACAGTTGCGCAGGATGGTATCGCTGTCGTGGTGAACCCGGTTAACACTGCCCAGTACCTCACCCTTGACCAGATCAAGGACATCTATCTCGGGAAGATCACCAAGTGGACCGAGATCACCGGTGCAAACGTTCCCAATACCAACAACCAGATTGTCGTCATCGGTCGTGACAGTGCTTCAGGCACCCGCACGTATTTCGATGAGACGCTTCTCCTGAAAGCAACGCCAACTGCAAAGATGCTGGAGAAGAACTCCAACGGTGCCGTTCTCCAAACTGTGGCCCAGACACCCGGCTCGATCGGGTATGTATCCATCGGGTTCGTCAGCAAGGATGTCAAGGCACTCCCCGTCTGGTACAATGCCCAGAAGATTGTCGCCCCCACCCTTGACAATGTAAAAACCAAGACCTACCCGGTCTCCCGTGACCTCTACGTCATCACGAACGGTCAGCCCACCGGTCTTGCCGGTGACTTCATCAAGTATATCCTCAGCGCAGACGGCCAGAAGATTGTAGCTGATGAAGGCTACGTGACCCTCAACTAATCCGTGATGCAGGTTACCGGAACCACATTAATTTTACTTTAAAAAAGGAGGCAAACACCATGAAATTTATGAAAAAAATGGACGGGGTCTTTCATGCTTCCGAAGGTACCGCCCGGTTTTCTGTTCTCAAAGAACAGTCGATCAAGACCGTCTTTTTCTTCACAGCCCTCTTTGCCGTAATTGTCGTCTCATTCATCCTGCTCTTCTTGTTACGGGACGGTTACCCGATCTTCGCCCAGGTCGGTCTCCTTAATTTCCTCCTCGGCCCAGACTGGGCTCCGAGCGCCGTTGAACCATTGTATGGGATCTTCCCGCTCATTATCGGCACCCTCCTTGTCACTATTGGGGCCATGCTCTTTGCCGTCCCGCTTTCCATCGGCTGTGCAATCTATATCTCGGAACTCGCGTCCCCCCGGACAAAAAAGATCCTCAAGCCAGCAGTCGAACTGCTGGCCGGCATCCCCTCCGTGGTATACGGGTTTTTCGGTCTCATCGTCCTGACAAATTTTATCCGGGTGACCTTCGATATTCCTACCGGGGAGACCTGGCTTGCAGCTTCGGTGCTGCTCGGGATCATGGCCCTTCCCACGATTATCAGCGTCTCTGAGGATGCCATCAGTTCGGTACCCCATGAGTACAAGGAAGGGTCGCTCGCTATCGGAGCAACGCAGTGGCAGACAATCAGCCGGGTGCTGGTGCCGGCAGCCCTTTCCGGTATCGCAGCAGCAATTATCCTTGGGATCGGACGGGCCATCGGAGAGACCATGGCAGTCCTGATGGTGGCCGGTAATGCAGCGATCATCCCGGATCCTATCTGGAATATCCTCTCGCCGTTACGAACCCTGACCGCAACGCTCGGCATCGAGATGGGCGAGGTATCCGTCGGCAGCGAGCACTACAGCGCCCTGTTTGGTGTTGCCGTGGTCCTGCTCATTATCACGCTCATCATCAATCTCTCCGCTGTCGCAATCCTGCGCCATCTTAAGGAAGGAAGAGCCCATTGTCCCGCACGGAAACCGCTCGTCTCTTCCGCCACCAGAGAATCCCTTGCACGATTTGCTGGGATTATCGGTATTGCACTCGTACTCGTATTCCTGCTCGCCGCCGCACCGTGGTGGCTTGCCGCCCTTGTCCTGCTCACTATCGGGGCATGGTATTTCGGCAGGGACCAGCTCTCCCAGAAGCAAATCCAGACGATTGCCTTCAGTCTTGTCGGCCTTGCGACCGTCATCGTACTTGCCATCCTAGTCATTATCCTGCAGGACATTATCATCAACGGACTACCGGCACTCTCGTGGGAGTTCCTCACCCAGCCGCCCAGGGATCTCGGGCGGGCCGGAGGAATATTTCCGGCCATTGTCGGCACGCTCTATCTCGTCATGGGTGCGATTGCAATTGCTCTGCCGCTCGGTGTAGGGGCGGCCATCTATCTCGTGGAATATACACGGGAAGGGCGGATCACCCGGCTCATCCGGACCGGTGTTGACCTGCTCAACGGCACGCCTTCGATCGTCTTTGGCCTCTTCGGGTTTGCCTTCATCGTCATGTATCTCAATGTCGGCGTCTCGCTGCTGGCCGGGCAGGTCACACTTGCCCTGATGGTGCTGCCGACCGTGATTCGCACAACCGAAGAATCGTTGAAAAATATCCCGCAGTCGTTGCGGGAAGGCAGTCTCGCGCTCGGGGCCACCCAATGGCAGACGATCAGCCGCGTTGTCATCCCCCCGGCAGTGCCGGGAATTGTGACCGGCGCTATCCTCTCTATTGGCAGAGCGGCGGGAGAGACCGCCCCGATCATGTTCACCGCAGTGGTCTTCTCA
This region includes:
- a CDS encoding PhoU domain-containing protein yields the protein MEIRRVQVTGGASFVVTLPKDWAGEQHIRKNDPLGLIAQPDGTLLVTTKITEDPLQRIKEIDCSTVADPAFLFRLLIGTYITGFTVIRLTTKQRFSPFVRTVVRDFSQMTIGQEVVEETESVITIKDLLNPSEMPFENTIKRMFVIVKTMHEDAITALETRNKVLAEDVINRDMDVDRLNWLIARQTNMIMQNASLSRKMGISTSMAMHYYMLSRIIERIGDHAVRIAENTPPIIDGELDKKILAAVKKASSLSLENFDRSITSFFNADMKDANRNIESIHALETICEDINNMVLRQDTLVAIHVGYIAESIRRAGEYAGDISETVINLLMEEEQARQKDKGKK
- a CDS encoding PAS domain S-box protein; translated protein: MEAADNEITRIKEVLRENPRGMNIKEISAAVAMSRNSIAKYLDVLTAAGQLEVRYVGNAKLFYLAKRVPLESMMSMSPDMIAVMDKDMRITQVNSPFVDFIGAPRDRIIGTRLFDLASAILPVEQMMGWLQQESADTDSRHEIRIKKNDKEMYFNALCIPTLFEDGDTGVAMRLENISDQKQAEFSQGENQRILDAVLHASPAPMYVIGKDHHILAWNRAMEKFSGLKAAGMVGTRRQWQAFYPEERPSLSDLVIDGLTGQIREWYPDTAPQPVSADGTFMAEDVVPAPGGSSRRLRFTVTSVMNNGGDLIAAVEMIEEIPVTGNPV
- a CDS encoding class I SAM-dependent methyltransferase; the protein is MTGYFDKKSVVWDKDPGRVQMAKTIADAMISALHPEGTELVMDYGTGTGNIALRIAPMVKKIIAVDSAKGMLDVLQEKLLADGITAIEPREWSIGQDSTALPRFDLIVSSMTLHHVRDTAAAARTFHELLLPGGEIAIADLDPDNGEFHEAPGIAEHDGIDRKNLQQAFEEAGFDSIHFSEAATIHKASSRTGKPRDFSIFLMTAKRR
- a CDS encoding phosphate ABC transporter substrate-binding protein codes for the protein MKANRSSSLVITIGLAVLLIAAMAVAGCTDTANKNTPAVTAAPVSTPAAVVTAQNAVLAATPVAPQATSAPVSTGQKQTIKISGSTTVLPIVQKAADQYMVTHPDADIQISGGGSGVGIQAIGAKTVDIGMSSREVTPAEMAKFPAFVITTVAQDGIAVVVNPVNTAQYLTLDQIKDIYLGKITKWTEITGANVPNTNNQIVVIGRDSASGTRTYFDETLLLKATPTAKMLEKNSNGAVLQTVAQTPGSIGYVSIGFVSKDVKALPVWYNAQKIVAPTLDNVKTKTYPVSRDLYVITNGQPTGLAGDFIKYILSADGQKIVADEGYVTLN
- the pstA gene encoding phosphate ABC transporter permease PstA translates to MKKMDGVFHASEGTARFSVLKEQSIKTVFFFTALFAVIVVSFILLFLLRDGYPIFAQVGLLNFLLGPDWAPSAVEPLYGIFPLIIGTLLVTIGAMLFAVPLSIGCAIYISELASPRTKKILKPAVELLAGIPSVVYGFFGLIVLTNFIRVTFDIPTGETWLAASVLLGIMALPTIISVSEDAISSVPHEYKEGSLAIGATQWQTISRVLVPAALSGIAAAIILGIGRAIGETMAVLMVAGNAAIIPDPIWNILSPLRTLTATLGIEMGEVSVGSEHYSALFGVAVVLLIITLIINLSAVAILRHLKEGRAHCPARKPLVSSATRESLARFAGIIGIALVLVFLLAAAPWWLAALVLLTIGAWYFGRDQLSQKQIQTIAFSLVGLATVIVLAILVIILQDIIINGLPALSWEFLTQPPRDLGRAGGIFPAIVGTLYLVMGAIAIALPLGVGAAIYLVEYTREGRITRLIRTGVDLLNGTPSIVFGLFGFAFIVMYLNVGVSLLAGQVTLALMVLPTVIRTTEESLKNIPQSLREGSLALGATQWQTISRVVIPPAVPGIVTGAILSIGRAAGETAPIMFTAVVFSSRFLPDSVFQPVMALPYHLFILATNVPGSSTNKYGTALVLLLLVIGFYSVAIIVRTHFQNKARG